The following proteins are encoded in a genomic region of Necator americanus strain Aroian chromosome II, whole genome shotgun sequence:
- a CDS encoding hypothetical protein (NECATOR_CHRII.G5394.T1): MSVRRGEARGENIDAIPLFFVDHLIQTNKVISFPKTAAAIQDNVVSYEEKILCACDSYLLFHTGAVLSMCDPSFMQVCNRASRGLYNLQFICHAIFSSTKVF; this comes from the exons ATGAGTGTGAGGAGAGGTGAGGCGAGAGGTGAGAACATCGATGCGATTCCATTGTTTTTCGTGGACCATCTAATA CAGACAAATAAAGTTATTTCGTTTCCCAAGACAGCAGCTGCAATTCAAGACAATGTTGTCagctacgaagaaaaaatcttatgTGCTTGTGATAG ttaccTTCTGTTCCATACTGGTGCTGTTCTTTCTATGTGTGATCCAAGCTTCATGCAG GTATGTAATCGAGCAAGTCGCGGCCTCTACAATTTGCAATTCATTTGTCATGCGATATTCTCTTCGACGAAAGTATTTTAA
- a CDS encoding hypothetical protein (NECATOR_CHRII.G5393.T1), whose translation MNSRQIKLFRFPRQQLQFKTMLSATKKKSYVLVIVTFCSILVLFFLCVIQASCRQVWYQPFDTENKKALVGTRTFSNHQPCSPIRTGNRLRYP comes from the exons CAGACAAATAAAGTTATTTCGTTTCCCAAGACAGCAGCTGCAATTCAAGACAATGTTGTCagctacgaagaaaaaatcttatgTGCTTGTGATAG ttaccTTCTGTTCCATACTGGTGCTGTTCTTTCTATGTGTGATCCAAGCTTCATGCAG acaggtctggtaccaacctTTCGATACCGAGAATAAAAAGGCATTGGTTGGAACCAGAActttttcgaaccatcaaccatGCAGTCCCATTCGAACCggtaaccgactgcgctacccTTAA